The bacterium genome includes the window CGTGGCCGTCCTCCACCTGATGAGCGGTGGATGATTCAGCAAGCTGAATCATCCACCGCACAACCCGTAGGGGAGGCTGGCGCGCCACGAGGATCGTTGAACCGCGAACGATCCCACCGCGCCTGCCTCCCGACGTGATCCCCGCGCCACCTTGCCTTTGTTTTAACGTCGAAACCCGCGCGAGCCTTGCGGCGCAAAACAAGCCGGTCGCGCGGAGTTCACGTCGGGCGGCAGGCGCGATGTTGCGCCGTTGTTCCGACGTTCAGCGGAGCGCGCCAGCCGCCCCTTCCAGCGAACGACGCGATCCCGCGCGAGACGCGACGCTCCTCGTCGCCGCGACGCCGTAGGGGAGGCTGGCGCGCTCCGATCACCGAGTCCCCGCTCAAGCCCCCACCGCGCCTGCCTCCCGACGTGATCCCCGCGCCACCTTGCCTTTGTTTTAACGTCGAAACCCGCGCGGGCCTTGCGGCGCAAAACAGAACGGTCGCGCGGAGTTCACGTCGGGCGGCAGGCGCGGCGGCGGCGCCGTTGTTCCGACGATCATCGGAGCGCGCCAGCCGCCCCTACAGCCTCCCCGCGCAATCCGCCGCCGCGAATTTGTGAATCCCCCGGGGCGGAACGCGCGTCCTACTCTGTCGGCGTCTTGTCGAAGCCCAAAAGAGGAGGCCCGCCCGGTGTTGTCGGTCGTTCCGATCATGTTGGCGTTGGCTCTGCCCGCCGCTCCCGCCGCTCCCGCCGCGCCCGTCGATCCCTCGCCGGAGACGCGGCTCGCCGCGGCGCTCAAGGACGGCGCCGTGGCCTGGCAGTTCAGCGGCCCGGAAGAAGTGGCCGCGGTCCTCGGCGCCCCGCAGAAGGACGAGAACAAGCGGGAAGGCGGCGACGAACTGCTCTTCCGCGGCTACGACGGCGGGCTCGTCGTCGTCTTCGGCCGCGAGGCGGGGACGACCGGGCCGTACGCGCTGCTCGGCTACATGGTGGGCGACCGCGTCGTCCAGCCCGGCGAGAACGAGCCGCTGCGCCTGCGCACCGGCGCCGACGTCGCGCGGCTGCGGCCGTTCACGGGGCTCAAGAACGTGGATGCATCCAGGGTAGACCTGCGGGCGGAAGGCGCGCGGATCCGCGCGTTGCCGTTCGACACGCTCACCCGCTGGCCCGCGCCGGACAAGCTGCCCGCGGGGTTCGATCCCGCCGCGCTTCTCGCCGCCGGCCGCAATCCGGGCCTCGGCCTGCGCGCGCTTCACGCGCGCGGCGTCGACGGACGCGGCGTGGACGTCGCGATCATCGACCAGCCGCTGCTCGCGAACCACGTCGAGCTCGAAGGGCGGCTGCACCTCGTCGCCCAGTTGGGCGTCGAGGGCCGCGAGCCGTCGATGCACGCGAACGCCGTCGCCAGCATCGCCGTCGGACGCACCGTCGGCGTCGCGCCGCGCGCCGACCTCTACTACGTCGCCGTGGCGACGTGGAACGCCGAGAGCGAGGGGAACCACGACTTCGTCGAGGCGCTGAAGCGGCTGCTCGAGCTCAACCGCAGCGGGGCGGCGCACATTCGGGTCGTCAGCGTCTCGGACGGCGGCTTCGCCTCGCGCGCGCAGGCGGCGGAATGGAAGGCGATGGTGGCGCGGGCCGAGCGGGAAGGCGTTCTGCTGATCGTGTGCGACCCCGACTACACCGACTTGAACTTCGGCCTGCTCCGGCCGCTGCCCGGCGGCGACCGCGAGAAGCCCGAGGGCTACAAGGTGGGCACGTACGGCGGGCCGCTGCTCGCCCCCGGCGACGAACGCACGTACGCCGGGGAACGCGGGCGCGAGGACTACGCCTACGAGCCGCGGGGCGGGATGAGTTGGGTCGCGCCGTGGCTTTCGGGGCTCGCGGCGCTCGGGTTCCAGACCAACCCCGCCCTCACGCCGGCCCGCGTGCGCGCGTACCTCGGGCGCAGCGCCACGAAGATGCCGTACGGCCTCGTCGTGAATCCCGAGGGCTTCCTCAAGCTCTGCGCCGCGGACCCCGACCGCCCCGACAACCCGTAGGGGAGGCTGGCGCGTCCCGATCGTCGCGTCCCCGCTCAAGACGCCACCGCGCCTGCCTCCCGACGTGCTTCACGCGCATCCTTGCCTTTAGACGCCGAAAGGCAATGA containing:
- a CDS encoding S8 family serine peptidase, which gives rise to MLSVVPIMLALALPAAPAAPAAPVDPSPETRLAAALKDGAVAWQFSGPEEVAAVLGAPQKDENKREGGDELLFRGYDGGLVVVFGREAGTTGPYALLGYMVGDRVVQPGENEPLRLRTGADVARLRPFTGLKNVDASRVDLRAEGARIRALPFDTLTRWPAPDKLPAGFDPAALLAAGRNPGLGLRALHARGVDGRGVDVAIIDQPLLANHVELEGRLHLVAQLGVEGREPSMHANAVASIAVGRTVGVAPRADLYYVAVATWNAESEGNHDFVEALKRLLELNRSGAAHIRVVSVSDGGFASRAQAAEWKAMVARAEREGVLLIVCDPDYTDLNFGLLRPLPGGDREKPEGYKVGTYGGPLLAPGDERTYAGERGREDYAYEPRGGMSWVAPWLSGLAALGFQTNPALTPARVRAYLGRSATKMPYGLVVNPEGFLKLCAADPDRPDNP